The genomic segment GCTCGATTCGCGTTCCCGCGCCCACTCAGCCAGCCTCTTTTCCCGCTTGTAATAGGCGCTTACCGGGGTCTTGGACATTCGCCTCGCCGTCTCCTCGTGAATCGGATAGAGCACGAACCTTGCAAACGAACGCGCCTTGGCGGTCTCGGCGGCGATGCCGAGCATTTCGTCCGACGTCTCCTCGAACGAATCGTAGTAGATCAGCGTGCCTTTATCCCGCTTGGCCGGCGGCTCGTAGCCGAAAGGCACCTGACCTGCAATCGGGGTCATCTTCGTTCCTCCCTTGCTGTGTCATTGGCTAGCATGGCCTAACGGATCGCCTTCTATCGGTCGCGCGCACAACCTTGTCGGCGCCGCATGGACTTACCGATTCAGATTCCCTATAATGATAAAAATTCAAATGTAAAATGGCAAGGAGACGAACGACAGATGACTTACTCCCGCGTGTTTCAAGGAACGGCGTTTACCGCCCGCTCCCCCAAAGCAATCGACATTTTAAAGGACCATCTGTTCTGCGTCAATGCTGACGGCGTCATCGCGAGGACGATCGCGCCGGATGCGCCGGATTACGAGGCTGTTCGAAGCGAATACGCGGATACCGACCGCTATCGGAAGCTCGCGCCAGGGCAGTATTTGCTGCCCGGCTTCGTCGACCTGCACGTGCATGCGCCGCAGTGGGCGCAGTCCGGCACGGCGCTCGACGTGCCGCTTTACGATTGGCTGCACACCTATACGTTTCCGCTGGAGTCCAAGTTCGCGGATCTGAGCTTCGCGGCCGAAGTATACGGCGATCTTGTCGCCGCTCTGCTCGCGAACGGCACGACGACCGCTCTTTATTTTGCCACGATACACAAGGAAGCCAGCCTGCTGCTGGCCGAGATCTGCGCGAAGAAGGGACAGCGCGGTCTGGTCGGCAAAGTCGTCATGGACGATCCGGCGCAAAATTCCGCGTACTACCGCGATGCAGATGCCGCGGCGGCGCTGGCCGACACCGAGGCGTTTATCGTTGCCGTCAAGGCGCTGGCGAAAGGCGTCAAGCAAGGCGTATATCCCGTCGTGACGCCAAGGTTCATTCCGAGCTGCACGGACGAGGCGTTAGCAGGACTGGGCGCGCTCGCCGCGAAGCACGACACGCATGTGCAGTCTCATTGCAGCGAGAGCGACTGGGCGCACGGTTACGTGCAGGAGCGGCTGGGCAAACGCGACGCCGTCGCGCTGCGCGACTTCGGGCTGCTCGGCGACAAGTCCGTCATGGCGCACTGCAACTTCCTCGACGAAGACGACGCGGCTCTCTTCGCCCGGACGGGAACGGCGATCGGGCACTGCCCGATCTCCAACGCCTACTTCGCGAACAGCGTCATCCCGATCGCCCGCTGGATGGAGAAAGGCGTGGAGATCGGCCTCGGCTCCGACGTCTCGGGCGGCTACTCGCCGAGCTTGTACGACAACGCCCGGCAGGCTGTCATCTCCTCCAGAATGCTGGAGGACGGCGTGAATCCGGCTCTCCCCGCAGACGCGCGCGGCGTGCCGGCATCCCGGATCACAATCGACGAAGCCTTCTACCTCGCGACGGCCGGCGGCGGCGAAGCGTTGAGCTTGCCGATCGGCCGGTTGGCGGAGGGCTACGCCTGGGACGCGCAGGTCGTCGACATCGCGCTCGCCGGGGCAAGGCTGCCCGTATTCGGCGAGGATGAGCCGCTGCACGAGATTTTCCAGAAGATCTTGTACCTCGTGCGTCCGGAGCACATTCGGGAGGTATGGGTGCAGGGCGAAAAAGTCCATTCGCGCGCATGATCGCAGCCATTGCCTTCCATTGTGGAGGCGATGGCTTCTTTGTTCGGCGCGTTGGCGACATCCCATTTTGCCGGAAGGTGGCTAAACGCATGAAACGGATGAAACGGATGGACGAAAAAGGTTGCCTTCTCGGAAAAAAAGCAGTTCGCAGAGGTCGTCTGACCGCTGCGAACTGCCCAGCCCGAACGTGTTTCTTCTATATTAAATAGTACGACATTAAATAGCACGACAACTCAGGCTCCGCACATTGGCTGCTGCGGATTTCCCCGCTTATGCAACCGAGGCAAAAATGTTATGATGAGATGGACAAGGCTTCCATTCGCTCACGATATTTTATTTTCGGGAAGGAGCAACATCGATGAACGCGGAACAACTGGAACGGATTCGCACGGGAAAGGGCTTTGTCGCGGCCCTGGATCAGAGCGGCGGGAGTACGCCGAAGGCGCTGCTGCAGTACGGAGTACCGGAGAACAGCTATTCGGGCGAGGAAGCGATGTATGCGGTCGTTCACGAGATGAGAACGCGCATCATCAAAAGCCCGGCGTTCGATTCGCAGCACATCCTCGGGGCTATTCTATTCGAGAATACGATGGACCGGGAGATCGACGGCCTGCTGACCGCGGATTACTTGTGGGAAAAGAAAGGAATCGTGCCTTTCCTCAAGGTGGACAAGGGGCTTGCCGAGCTGGCGGACGGCGTTCAGCTGCTGAAGCCGATCGACGGACTCGACGCGCTGCTCGCGCGTGCCGTCGAGAGACGAATTTTCGGGACCAAGATGCGCTCACTCATTAAAGAAGCGAATCCGGCGGGAATCCGGCAGGTCGTGGAGCAGCAGTTCGCCATCGGCAAGCAGATCGCGGCGGCTGGCCTCGTGCCGATCATCGAGCCAGAGGTGGACATCGCCAGCGCTGACAAGGCCGAATCGGAAAAGCTGCTCAAGGCCGAACTCCTCTCGCAGCTCGCCGCGCTCGAACCGGACGTCAAGGTCATGCTCAAGCTGTCCATTCCGACGGAGGACAATTTCTATGCCGAGCTGATCGAAGAGCCGCATGTGCTGCGCGTCGTTGCGCTATCCGGCGGTTACTCGC from the Cohnella hashimotonis genome contains:
- the guaD gene encoding guanine deaminase, which gives rise to MTYSRVFQGTAFTARSPKAIDILKDHLFCVNADGVIARTIAPDAPDYEAVRSEYADTDRYRKLAPGQYLLPGFVDLHVHAPQWAQSGTALDVPLYDWLHTYTFPLESKFADLSFAAEVYGDLVAALLANGTTTALYFATIHKEASLLLAEICAKKGQRGLVGKVVMDDPAQNSAYYRDADAAAALADTEAFIVAVKALAKGVKQGVYPVVTPRFIPSCTDEALAGLGALAAKHDTHVQSHCSESDWAHGYVQERLGKRDAVALRDFGLLGDKSVMAHCNFLDEDDAALFARTGTAIGHCPISNAYFANSVIPIARWMEKGVEIGLGSDVSGGYSPSLYDNARQAVISSRMLEDGVNPALPADARGVPASRITIDEAFYLATAGGGEALSLPIGRLAEGYAWDAQVVDIALAGARLPVFGEDEPLHEIFQKILYLVRPEHIREVWVQGEKVHSRA
- a CDS encoding fructose bisphosphate aldolase yields the protein MNAEQLERIRTGKGFVAALDQSGGSTPKALLQYGVPENSYSGEEAMYAVVHEMRTRIIKSPAFDSQHILGAILFENTMDREIDGLLTADYLWEKKGIVPFLKVDKGLAELADGVQLLKPIDGLDALLARAVERRIFGTKMRSLIKEANPAGIRQVVEQQFAIGKQIAAAGLVPIIEPEVDIASADKAESEKLLKAELLSQLAALEPDVKVMLKLSIPTEDNFYAELIEEPHVLRVVALSGGYSQAEANERLARNNGLIASFSRALSEGLSAGQSDEAFNERLSESVRNIYEASIK